From Methanococcus maripaludis, the proteins below share one genomic window:
- a CDS encoding 30S ribosomal protein S27ae, with the protein MAAKKGAKTSTKKSDYYKVEGNAVERLKKACPKCGAGVFMAEHLNRFSCGKCGYMEYKKNEKTESEE; encoded by the coding sequence ATGGCAGCTAAAAAAGGTGCAAAAACATCAACAAAAAAATCAGATTACTACAAAGTTGAAGGAAACGCTGTAGAAAGATTGAAAAAAGCATGCCCAAAATGTGGTGCAGGCGTATTCATGGCTGAACACTTAAACAGATTCTCATGTGGAAAATGTGGATACATGGAATACAAAAAGAATGAAAAAACAGAAAGCGAAGAATAA
- a CDS encoding ATP-binding protein: MKQIVIISGKGGTGKTTISSSFSELMNKRNIADCDVEAPNLHLMFENEIINTKEYIGSQTAIIDTEKCIKCEKCLECRFDAITPEIKVNPLKCEGCGLCEYVCPADAVKMVDNITGHVYSCKIKDGYLSYAKLNIGAEGAGKVVTEVRKNSLENQGFENLLIDGSPGIGCVVIASLTGCDYAVVVTEPTTSGLDDLSRVLELTQFFDIQSYIIINKYDINEEKTSEIIDYCKKSGFEILGKVPFDNTVNKAIQNECPIVNYDCPAGNEIKRIWDDFYDKLK, translated from the coding sequence ATGAAACAGATCGTCATAATAAGCGGAAAAGGCGGAACTGGAAAAACTACCATTTCATCTTCATTTTCAGAATTGATGAATAAAAGAAATATCGCAGACTGCGACGTTGAAGCTCCAAATTTACATTTAATGTTTGAAAATGAAATAATCAATACTAAAGAGTATATTGGATCCCAGACTGCAATCATTGATACTGAAAAATGTATTAAGTGTGAAAAATGCTTAGAATGTAGATTTGATGCAATAACACCTGAAATAAAAGTAAATCCGTTAAAATGCGAAGGATGTGGGTTATGTGAGTACGTTTGTCCTGCTGATGCTGTAAAAATGGTTGATAATATTACAGGGCATGTTTATTCTTGCAAAATCAAAGATGGGTATTTATCTTACGCAAAGCTAAATATTGGGGCAGAAGGTGCAGGAAAAGTTGTAACAGAAGTTAGGAAAAATTCCCTTGAAAATCAGGGTTTTGAAAATTTATTAATTGATGGATCTCCAGGAATAGGATGCGTTGTAATTGCATCGCTTACAGGTTGTGATTACGCAGTAGTTGTAACTGAACCAACTACATCAGGTCTTGATGATTTGAGCCGTGTTTTAGAACTTACCCAATTTTTTGATATTCAAAGCTATATAATAATCAATAAATACGACATTAACGAAGAAAAAACTTCCGAAATAATCGATTACTGTAAAAAATCAGGCTTTGAAATATTGGGAAAAGTTCCATTTGATAATACAGTAAATAAAGCAATTCAAAACGAATGTCCCATTGTAAATTACGACTGCCCTGCAGGTAATGAAATTAAAAGAATTTGGGATGATTTTTACGACAAACTCAAATAA
- a CDS encoding GTP-dependent dephospho-CoA kinase family protein: MYLLTDKVAHELKKPFGKVYKELPSIEGKVVSIGDVTTKHLLSNGIIPDLSILDFKTKRNIPVDIPHKFKTIFEVENPQGCISDEAIERIKYLSTIHDRDMALIIKGEEDLLTIPVIKYFPEDTSVIYGQPDEGMVLLKITDELKQKIEKLLKEMEER; this comes from the coding sequence ATGTATTTATTAACCGACAAAGTAGCTCACGAATTGAAAAAACCTTTCGGAAAAGTATATAAGGAACTTCCCAGTATAGAAGGAAAGGTCGTTTCTATAGGTGATGTTACCACAAAACACCTTTTATCGAATGGTATAATACCAGACTTATCAATTTTGGACTTTAAAACTAAAAGAAATATTCCTGTTGACATCCCTCACAAATTTAAAACAATTTTTGAGGTTGAAAATCCTCAAGGGTGCATTTCTGATGAAGCCATAGAAAGGATTAAATACCTTTCCACCATACATGATAGAGATATGGCTTTAATCATTAAGGGTGAAGAAGACTTACTTACAATACCTGTAATCAAGTACTTCCCCGAGGATACCTCAGTCATTTACGGACAGCCTGATGAAGGCATGGTACTGTTAAAAATCACAGACGAACTGAAACAGAAAATTGAAAAACTTCTAAAAGAAATGGAAGAAAGGTGA
- a CDS encoding DNA-directed RNA polymerase — MYKILKISDTVRIPPKMFGNPLSENVKRVLMEKYEGILDKDIGFILSIVDVDNVSDGSIIYGDGAAYHETEFNVLTYVPELQEVVDGEIVDVVEFGAFVRLGPLDGLIHISQIMDDFVSFDPKREAIVGKETGKVLEKGDKVRARIVAVSLREEKKRGSKIALTMRQNGLGRLEWLEDENETLSEEN; from the coding sequence TTGTACAAAATTTTAAAAATTTCTGATACCGTGAGAATTCCTCCTAAAATGTTTGGGAACCCGTTAAGCGAAAACGTAAAAAGGGTTTTAATGGAAAAATACGAAGGAATTCTTGATAAGGACATCGGATTTATCCTTTCAATCGTTGATGTGGATAACGTAAGTGACGGAAGCATAATTTACGGAGACGGTGCAGCATACCACGAAACAGAATTTAATGTGCTTACTTACGTTCCAGAACTCCAGGAAGTAGTTGACGGAGAAATCGTTGATGTTGTTGAGTTCGGTGCTTTTGTAAGACTTGGCCCTCTTGACGGTTTAATCCACATTTCACAAATTATGGATGACTTCGTAAGCTTTGACCCAAAAAGAGAAGCAATCGTTGGAAAAGAAACAGGCAAAGTTTTAGAAAAAGGCGACAAAGTAAGAGCTAGAATTGTTGCAGTAAGTTTAAGAGAAGAGAAGAAAAGAGGCAGTAAAATTGCTTTAACAATGAGACAGAACGGTCTTGGAAGACTTGAATGGCTCGAAGATGAAAACGAAACACTAAGTGAAGAAAATTAA
- a CDS encoding epoxyqueuosine reductase, with protein MENLIENLIIEFVKNYSKEHDTKTKWLTPIVGFADSNDPEFLELKQVISEKHLTPKEVLSNSKSVICYFLPFEKEINLGNVHPGLASEDWAISYVETNNMIEKLNDYLSEKLGEMNHTCSKIPPTHNFDKEKLISYWSHRHVAKIAGLGTFGINNMLITEKGCNGRFGSLITSAKLKPSEKPDYEYCLYKYNGSCKLCIEKCEKEALKINEFNRKECYNVCLANQKVYEKYGVADVCAKCLCNVPCSFINPAKKLNDKLKNRK; from the coding sequence ATGGAAAATTTAATTGAAAATCTTATTATTGAATTTGTAAAAAATTACTCAAAAGAACACGACACGAAAACTAAGTGGCTGACCCCAATTGTAGGATTTGCGGATTCCAATGATCCTGAATTTTTAGAATTAAAGCAAGTCATTTCAGAAAAACATTTAACTCCAAAAGAAGTTTTAAGCAACTCAAAAAGTGTAATATGCTACTTTTTGCCTTTCGAAAAAGAAATTAATCTTGGAAATGTACACCCGGGACTTGCGTCTGAAGATTGGGCCATTTCTTACGTTGAAACGAACAATATGATAGAAAAATTAAACGATTATCTCTCTGAAAAATTAGGTGAGATGAACCATACTTGCTCAAAAATTCCACCAACACACAATTTTGACAAAGAAAAACTGATAAGCTACTGGTCACACAGGCACGTTGCAAAAATTGCAGGGTTAGGTACCTTTGGAATAAACAATATGTTAATTACTGAAAAGGGATGTAACGGCAGATTTGGAAGTTTAATTACATCTGCAAAATTAAAACCTAGTGAAAAACCAGATTATGAATACTGTTTGTATAAGTATAATGGTTCTTGCAAACTTTGCATTGAAAAATGTGAAAAAGAAGCGTTAAAAATAAACGAATTTAATCGAAAGGAATGTTATAACGTATGTTTAGCAAATCAAAAAGTTTATGAAAAATATGGAGTTGCAGACGTTTGTGCAAAATGTTTGTGCAATGTTCCATGTTCGTTTATAAATCCTGCAAAAAAATTAAATGATAAATTAAAAAATAGAAAATAA
- a CDS encoding NifB/NifX family molybdenum-iron cluster-binding protein, whose amino-acid sequence MKIAVPVFENKICEHFGKTALFLIFELDENYEVINISRVQNTPCDGNGGGSPIENLLLENPDIIIYNTMGEKRIETLKDRVKLYQTKTQDIKSALKEFLDEILIINK is encoded by the coding sequence TTGAAAATAGCGGTACCCGTATTTGAAAACAAAATCTGTGAACATTTTGGAAAAACTGCACTATTCTTAATTTTTGAACTTGACGAAAATTATGAAGTAATAAACATTTCAAGGGTTCAAAACACCCCTTGTGACGGCAACGGTGGAGGATCACCTATTGAAAATTTACTTCTTGAAAACCCTGATATAATAATATACAACACGATGGGTGAAAAAAGAATTGAAACCTTAAAAGACAGAGTAAAACTATACCAAACTAAAACTCAGGATATTAAATCAGCATTGAAAGAATTCCTAGATGAAATTTTAATCATAAATAAATAA
- a CDS encoding site-2 protease family protein, which yields MQSFKIARVMGIPIELHITFILLLIVVFYFWGIEGLILYMFLFTSVVLHELGHSYVAKKYGVKIEKILLLPIGGMAMMSEISKEGEFKIAIAGPLVSLALGTVLLGISTVTDYTLAEYPLFQTVGGLNILLGIFNLLPAFPMDGGRVFRALLSKLTSMSYIKATKLASTVGQYFALALLIFGLINFNVILVLIAIFIYFGASQEYRALVADTLFQDVPAKDIMSKNIVYVNSEDTVDDVLNLMLENRFLGYPVLENGNIIGTITMNEISSTTAKTAKVKEIMSPPVMVSPEAALNELIKGMANTDRVYVVDNGNILGIISKTDIVRTLSILGLKNNR from the coding sequence TTGCAATCTTTTAAAATAGCGCGTGTAATGGGAATCCCCATTGAACTCCATATTACGTTTATATTACTGTTAATCGTTGTTTTTTACTTTTGGGGCATTGAAGGGCTAATTTTATACATGTTCTTATTTACATCCGTAGTTTTGCACGAACTGGGGCACTCATATGTTGCAAAAAAATACGGGGTAAAAATAGAAAAAATACTGCTTTTGCCAATTGGCGGAATGGCCATGATGAGCGAAATCTCAAAAGAAGGGGAGTTTAAAATCGCAATTGCAGGCCCACTGGTAAGTTTAGCACTTGGAACAGTACTGCTTGGAATTTCAACAGTAACCGATTATACCTTGGCAGAATATCCACTTTTTCAAACAGTTGGTGGATTGAATATACTTCTTGGGATTTTTAATCTGCTTCCAGCATTTCCAATGGATGGAGGACGAGTATTTAGAGCACTGCTTTCAAAATTAACCAGCATGAGTTATATAAAAGCAACAAAACTTGCATCAACCGTTGGACAGTATTTTGCACTAGCTTTGTTAATTTTTGGATTAATAAACTTCAATGTAATTTTGGTTTTAATTGCAATATTTATCTACTTTGGAGCATCTCAAGAATACAGGGCACTTGTTGCAGATACACTATTTCAAGATGTGCCCGCAAAAGATATTATGTCTAAAAATATAGTTTACGTAAATTCAGAAGATACTGTCGATGATGTACTAAATTTAATGCTTGAAAACAGGTTTTTAGGCTATCCTGTGCTTGAAAATGGAAATATCATTGGAACCATTACTATGAATGAAATATCATCTACAACTGCAAAAACAGCTAAAGTAAAAGAGATAATGTCGCCACCTGTGATGGTATCACCAGAGGCTGCATTAAATGAATTAATTAAAGGTATGGCAAATACTGACAGGGTTTACGTAGTTGATAATGGAAATATCCTTGGAATAATTTCTAAAACAGATATTGTAAGAACTTTAAGTATTTTAGGACTAAAAAATAACCGATAA
- the spt4 gene encoding transcription elongation factor subunit Spt4: MNACLRCKYITKEDTCPICGFDTSDNVRGLLIVLDPHNSEVAKKAGIDIKGKYALSVK, translated from the coding sequence ATGAATGCATGTTTAAGATGCAAATACATCACAAAAGAAGATACCTGCCCGATTTGTGGATTTGATACTTCAGATAACGTTAGAGGTTTATTAATCGTACTCGATCCTCACAACTCCGAAGTAGCAAAAAAAGCAGGAATTGATATAAAAGGAAAATATGCGCTGAGCGTTAAATAA
- a CDS encoding glutamate-cysteine ligase family protein, which produces MIGTEHEYSINNPDLKAMPVSDLIIEEISGKIQNEFSFGTVGISKELQKHVIEFKPISPSESISNLENQIFKGLKSFYEKTNNKYKLIGLGMNPILNLSETSFWNHDEREVFDTYDRVFNLRQHGWMNIQALQVNIEYSTEDDLVRKHNKLRTILPYLVAVTASSPIVEGKVTGYMDNRLLYYKQNQKEIPEICGNLIPEKLEKSSDYEKLLEKMYVELRKKDAEVLCEEWVNSRALIIRRERKCVEIKIMDEQESIYADMAFSAFINCLLRINDLKVAEDDETIIELTNIAIKSGTKKLKAELESLYKKAFSVATNEEKAYLIHIQNRIQNGNLSEVILKKYNSEKDISKILNEAEICLRENKTMF; this is translated from the coding sequence ATGATAGGAACTGAACACGAATATTCCATCAACAATCCCGATTTAAAAGCAATGCCAGTTTCCGATTTAATAATTGAAGAAATTTCTGGAAAAATACAGAATGAATTTTCTTTTGGAACTGTCGGCATTTCAAAGGAATTACAAAAACACGTAATAGAATTTAAACCAATTAGTCCTTCAGAAAGTATTTCAAATCTTGAAAATCAGATTTTTAAGGGTTTAAAAAGTTTTTACGAAAAGACCAATAATAAATACAAATTGATAGGGCTTGGAATGAACCCTATTTTAAATTTATCAGAAACTTCATTTTGGAACCACGATGAAAGGGAAGTTTTCGATACATACGATAGAGTATTTAACTTAAGACAGCACGGTTGGATGAATATTCAGGCCTTACAGGTAAATATAGAATATTCAACCGAAGATGACCTCGTTAGAAAGCACAACAAGCTTCGAACGATTTTACCCTACCTTGTAGCAGTAACTGCATCCTCCCCGATAGTCGAAGGAAAAGTTACAGGATATATGGACAACCGGCTTTTGTATTACAAACAAAACCAGAAAGAAATTCCCGAAATCTGCGGAAATTTAATACCTGAAAAACTTGAAAAATCTTCTGATTATGAAAAACTCCTTGAAAAAATGTACGTAGAACTTAGAAAAAAAGATGCAGAAGTTTTATGTGAAGAATGGGTAAATTCAAGGGCTTTAATTATAAGGCGTGAAAGAAAATGTGTTGAAATAAAAATAATGGATGAACAGGAATCCATTTATGCAGATATGGCTTTTTCAGCATTTATAAACTGTCTTTTAAGAATTAATGATTTAAAAGTAGCAGAAGACGATGAAACAATAATTGAATTAACAAATATTGCAATAAAATCAGGAACAAAGAAATTAAAAGCAGAATTAGAATCCCTCTATAAAAAAGCATTTTCCGTTGCAACTAATGAAGAAAAAGCTTATTTAATCCATATTCAAAACAGGATTCAAAACGGGAATCTTTCAGAAGTTATTCTTAAAAAATATAATTCCGAAAAAGATATTTCAAAAATATTAAATGAAGCAGAAATCTGTTTAAGGGAAAATAAAACAATGTTTTAA
- a CDS encoding ATP-grasp domain-containing protein, with translation MGKFGVFVDRQTLSSSNQLQSLIRFRDIAESMGHEFYFLFPNEIHKIKTLDGLFIRSKTDPMNISYVASRIAELNGVKVIDDSKSIQICADKINMYLHMIKNNVTLPKTKFLRKSENKPENLKGIVEEIGLPLILKEPSTSFSMRVEKVNTLEEFSKVASRFLRLSDVLVAQEFVETRFDWRVGILNGEVIYACKYLIPKETFKIHDCVDGHRVYCTVESVMFDEVPNEVITTALKAANAVGTGLYGVDLKENAGNVYVIEVNDNPSLETTEDEFYPEAYSKIVSYIMNDSRQKFSDGKMKFSEVIDPDGVANDRN, from the coding sequence ATGGGAAAATTTGGAGTGTTTGTTGATAGACAAACCCTTAGTAGTTCAAATCAACTCCAATCTTTAATCAGATTCCGAGATATTGCAGAATCAATGGGCCATGAATTTTATTTTTTATTCCCAAACGAAATACACAAAATAAAAACACTGGACGGCCTTTTTATACGATCCAAAACTGACCCAATGAATATAAGCTACGTGGCATCCAGAATCGCAGAATTAAACGGCGTAAAAGTGATAGATGATTCAAAATCCATTCAAATATGTGCCGACAAGATAAACATGTATCTGCACATGATAAAAAATAACGTAACTCTTCCAAAAACTAAATTTTTAAGAAAATCTGAGAATAAACCTGAAAATTTAAAAGGAATTGTTGAAGAAATTGGACTGCCTTTAATTTTAAAAGAGCCATCGACTTCCTTTTCAATGCGGGTTGAAAAAGTAAACACTTTAGAAGAATTTTCAAAAGTAGCTTCTAGATTTTTGAGGCTTTCAGATGTATTGGTTGCACAAGAATTTGTAGAAACCCGATTTGACTGGAGAGTTGGAATTTTAAATGGCGAAGTAATTTATGCCTGCAAATACTTGATTCCAAAAGAGACCTTCAAAATACATGACTGCGTAGACGGGCACAGGGTATACTGTACCGTTGAAAGTGTAATGTTCGATGAAGTTCCAAACGAGGTTATAACAACAGCTTTAAAAGCTGCAAATGCAGTTGGAACTGGTCTTTACGGTGTTGATTTAAAAGAAAATGCTGGAAACGTTTATGTAATTGAGGTAAATGATAACCCATCTCTTGAAACAACAGAAGATGAATTTTACCCTGAAGCGTATTCTAAAATTGTATCGTATATTATGAATGATTCGAGGCAGAAATTTTCAGACGGAAAAATGAAGTTTTCAGAAGTAATCGATCCAGATGGTGTAGCAAATGATAGGAACTGA
- a CDS encoding NifB/NifX family molybdenum-iron cluster-binding protein — MKIAIPILDEKTVCSHFGKTPFFMIFEVNENNEIIGSKKVGNSPCHGAAHETEQGHGGQGPGSTVQTLLSEGVNAVVFVNMGQRSVNALGSVVELYQTSLEDVDAVLKEVLSGNLTKLN, encoded by the coding sequence TTGAAAATAGCAATCCCAATACTTGATGAAAAAACAGTTTGTTCACACTTTGGAAAAACTCCATTTTTTATGATTTTTGAAGTAAACGAAAATAATGAAATAATTGGCTCAAAAAAAGTTGGAAACTCCCCATGCCACGGGGCTGCTCACGAAACTGAACAAGGTCACGGAGGACAGGGTCCTGGAAGTACAGTTCAAACACTTCTTTCCGAAGGCGTAAATGCAGTAGTTTTCGTAAACATGGGTCAAAGAAGCGTAAATGCACTTGGAAGCGTTGTTGAACTATATCAAACGTCTTTAGAAGATGTAGATGCAGTATTAAAAGAAGTTTTAAGCGGAAATTTAACAAAATTAAACTAA
- a CDS encoding RimK-like ATPgrasp N-terminal domain-containing protein, giving the protein MSHTTIKDGIDCVISKDYFYKTESYYKLISKEISGKNKVFPSSNDVLDAYIVPVALTRAELAGIPILQWEISSGDVPNPSIVYSVNYFSDPSTYYIVKNREESRKISKHVTNCGKYPLCYQKVPENFEIANFSIFFGEVCTENENIKQIANKIYQTFKIPLINALFVIIDDKIFLSSISPVNVSKLSKEEKSMIEKTLLVD; this is encoded by the coding sequence ATGTCTCATACAACAATAAAAGACGGAATAGACTGTGTTATAAGCAAAGATTATTTTTACAAAACTGAAAGTTATTACAAACTGATATCAAAAGAGATATCTGGAAAAAATAAGGTTTTTCCAAGTAGTAACGATGTACTGGATGCATATATTGTTCCAGTAGCACTTACACGGGCAGAACTTGCAGGAATTCCTATTTTACAATGGGAAATATCTTCAGGCGACGTTCCAAATCCTTCAATCGTTTATTCAGTAAATTATTTTTCAGATCCTTCAACATATTATATCGTTAAAAATCGAGAAGAATCAAGAAAGATATCAAAACACGTAACAAATTGTGGAAAATATCCGTTATGCTACCAAAAAGTTCCCGAAAATTTTGAAATAGCTAATTTTTCAATATTTTTTGGGGAGGTATGCACGGAAAATGAAAATATAAAACAAATAGCAAATAAAATCTATCAAACTTTTAAAATACCGCTAATTAATGCGTTATTTGTAATTATTGACGATAAAATATTCCTTTCGTCGATATCCCCGGTAAATGTATCAAAACTTTCAAAAGAAGAAAAATCAATGATCGAAAAGACCTTGTTGGTGGATTAA
- a CDS encoding DUF378 domain-containing protein, translating into MEGEHHIEKRPSIVSRTHSRKDALDWVSIVLVIIGGLNWGLVGAFNIDLIQVVFGSFPSVARILYILVGLSAIYMIYYASKT; encoded by the coding sequence ATGGAAGGTGAACATCATATTGAAAAAAGACCCAGTATTGTCTCACGAACCCACTCAAGAAAAGATGCGTTAGATTGGGTATCTATTGTTTTGGTAATAATTGGGGGACTTAACTGGGGGCTTGTCGGAGCTTTTAATATAGACCTTATTCAGGTAGTATTTGGAAGTTTTCCGTCAGTTGCAAGAATTCTATATATTCTTGTTGGACTATCTGCAATATACATGATTTACTATGCTTCAAAAACCTAA
- a CDS encoding ATP-binding protein, whose protein sequence is MNISILSGKGGTGKTTISTNLSIFLSENHKNVSYFDFDVEEPNGFIFLKPGIETEKKVFKKVPKIDKELCTNCGECSKLCKFNAISITPNNSTVFEKLCHDCGLCYIACPVQAISEILREIGKIESGKSKDIPNLNAFRGVLNIGEPSGVPVISALKKFLDVNSINILDAPPGSSCSVINTVEDSDYSILVTEPTKFGLHDLKIAVEVLRYLNIPFGVLINKSDEFDFIIENYCENEKIDILGKIPFSRNIANKYSKGDILINSDVEFTKHLRDIASELEKRLIL, encoded by the coding sequence ATGAATATTTCAATATTGAGTGGAAAAGGCGGAACTGGAAAGACCACAATATCTACAAATTTAAGCATTTTTCTCTCAGAAAATCATAAAAATGTTAGTTATTTTGATTTTGACGTGGAAGAGCCAAACGGGTTTATTTTTTTAAAACCGGGCATTGAAACTGAAAAGAAAGTCTTTAAAAAAGTTCCAAAAATCGATAAAGAATTATGTACAAACTGTGGAGAATGCAGTAAATTATGTAAATTTAACGCTATTTCAATAACTCCAAACAATTCAACAGTTTTTGAAAAATTATGCCACGACTGCGGGCTCTGCTACATTGCATGCCCTGTTCAAGCCATTTCAGAAATTTTACGGGAAATTGGAAAAATAGAATCCGGAAAATCTAAAGATATTCCGAATTTAAACGCGTTTCGGGGAGTTTTAAATATTGGTGAACCCTCAGGAGTTCCAGTCATATCTGCCTTGAAAAAATTTTTGGATGTTAATTCAATAAATATACTCGATGCGCCTCCTGGAAGTTCATGTAGTGTAATAAACACTGTTGAAGATAGCGACTATTCAATTCTTGTCACAGAACCAACCAAATTTGGGCTTCACGACTTAAAAATTGCAGTTGAAGTTTTGAGATACCTAAATATTCCATTTGGTGTTTTGATCAATAAATCAGATGAGTTTGACTTTATCATTGAAAATTACTGTGAAAATGAGAAAATCGATATTTTGGGAAAAATTCCATTTTCAAGAAATATTGCAAATAAATATTCAAAAGGGGACATCTTGATCAACTCGGATGTCGAATTTACAAAACATTTGCGAGATATTGCCTCTGAACTTGAAAAGAGGTTGATATTATGA
- a CDS encoding 30S ribosomal protein S24e → MDISIISDRNNPLLHRREIKFTVSFDAATPSIKDVKMKLVAVLNANKQVLVVDTLDQIFGKLEAEGYAKIYNDEKAMATIETKSVLEKNKIEEEAEAEVAEE, encoded by the coding sequence ATGGATATAAGCATTATCTCAGACAGAAATAACCCATTATTACACAGAAGGGAAATAAAATTCACAGTATCATTTGATGCAGCTACCCCTTCAATCAAAGATGTAAAAATGAAACTTGTTGCAGTTTTAAACGCAAACAAACAAGTTCTCGTAGTTGACACATTAGATCAGATTTTTGGTAAATTGGAAGCAGAAGGTTACGCAAAAATCTACAACGATGAAAAAGCAATGGCAACAATCGAAACAAAATCCGTTTTAGAAAAAAACAAAATTGAAGAAGAAGCAGAAGCTGAAGTAGCGGAGGAATAA
- a CDS encoding dihydroorotate dehydrogenase, with amino-acid sequence MLKTKLWDIEFKNPVFLAAGVMGETGSALKRMAKNGAGAVCTKSVGIEKKPGHNNPTMVEVEGGFLNAMGLPNPGADEYAGEIERIKDEMKRMNVKIIGSIYGKNDSEFQKAAEVIATHVDVLELNISCPHAGGGYGSSIGQDPCLCKNVVSAVKDVSDIPVIAKLTPNVTDIKEIASAVVNAGADGIVAINTLGPGMVIDIESGVPILGNKVGGMSGKAIKPIAVKNVYDICSAVDVPVIGVGGITTGADAIEFMMAGASAVQVGTGVYYRGYDIFQKINNEIEEYLLKKDLKMSDIIGIAQK; translated from the coding sequence ATGCTAAAAACTAAACTTTGGGATATTGAATTTAAAAATCCAGTATTTCTTGCAGCAGGCGTCATGGGGGAAACTGGAAGTGCCCTAAAAAGGATGGCAAAAAACGGTGCAGGCGCAGTATGTACCAAATCTGTTGGAATTGAAAAAAAGCCCGGTCACAACAATCCAACAATGGTTGAAGTTGAAGGTGGCTTTTTAAATGCGATGGGACTTCCAAATCCTGGTGCAGATGAATATGCTGGAGAAATTGAACGAATAAAAGATGAAATGAAAAGAATGAATGTTAAAATTATCGGTTCAATTTACGGTAAAAACGATTCTGAATTTCAAAAAGCTGCTGAAGTAATTGCAACACATGTGGATGTTTTGGAATTAAACATTTCATGCCCTCATGCAGGTGGAGGATATGGTTCATCAATCGGTCAGGATCCCTGCCTTTGTAAAAATGTGGTATCGGCAGTAAAAGACGTTTCAGATATCCCAGTTATTGCAAAATTAACTCCAAATGTAACTGATATAAAAGAAATTGCAAGCGCAGTTGTAAATGCTGGAGCTGATGGAATTGTTGCAATAAACACGCTTGGTCCTGGAATGGTAATTGATATCGAGTCAGGTGTTCCAATTCTGGGGAATAAAGTTGGCGGAATGAGTGGAAAAGCAATAAAACCAATTGCAGTAAAAAACGTTTATGATATATGTTCAGCAGTGGATGTGCCAGTAATTGGTGTTGGTGGAATTACTACAGGTGCTGACGCAATAGAATTTATGATGGCAGGAGCATCAGCAGTTCAGGTTGGAACTGGAGTTTATTACCGAGGATACGATATATTCCAAAAGATAAATAACGAAATTGAAGAATACCTCCTGAAAAAAGATTTAAAAATGTCAGATATCATCGGAATTGCTCAGAAATAA
- a CDS encoding NifB/NifX family molybdenum-iron cluster-binding protein yields MKLCITSTGNTLESTFEQRFGRCPYFIIYDTDSKEFDAIENTNGDSAHGAGIGSAQEVVSKNINVLISGSIGPNAKQVLDGENIKVYKGTGSTVLENIELFEKNELSEITQAGKPHQGM; encoded by the coding sequence ATGAAACTCTGCATTACAAGTACCGGAAATACGTTAGAAAGCACTTTCGAACAAAGATTTGGTAGATGCCCTTATTTTATAATTTATGATACAGATTCAAAAGAATTCGACGCGATTGAAAATACAAATGGCGATTCGGCACATGGTGCAGGTATTGGCTCTGCACAAGAAGTAGTTTCAAAAAATATTAATGTATTAATCAGCGGAAGTATTGGACCAAACGCAAAACAGGTGTTGGATGGCGAAAATATTAAAGTTTACAAAGGAACTGGATCAACGGTTCTTGAAAACATTGAATTATTCGAAAAAAATGAATTAAGTGAAATAACACAAGCTGGAAAGCCACATCAAGGTATGTAA